From the Selenomonas timonae genome, one window contains:
- a CDS encoding ATP-binding protein has product MFIGRARELDFLQERYDSERAELVVLYGRRRIGKTELLQQFARDKAAVFYACTECTDQEQLARFSKRILQTGLPAARFLTSFSDWETALRSIQDVPSEGKKLLIIDEFPYMCASRPELPSILQNLWDHELSRANVMLILCGSAMSFIENELLAERNPLYGRATGIYKLLPLPFVSVRQFFPQYSVEDQVAAYAILGGIPYYLIQFQSEKSLEENIRTNILQKGCVLYSEVEFLLRQELRETSVYNAIIEAVALGNNTLALIHSKTQIEKTKISVYLKNLMEIGIIEREFSVLSTVKERAGSGRGLYQLTDAYFQFWYAFLYGSHSELEAGDVAGVWQHLIVPQLHEFVSRTYEKICMEYLRSCNQAGTLPFHFIKIGRWWEKVTHIADGKRRTVSEEIDIVAADRAERNFLLAECKFRRASADLDVLRQLQDKFPQKKYHGNYHYMIFSFYGFTERLRDAAARENVRLVSGADL; this is encoded by the coding sequence GATAAGGCTGCCGTATTCTACGCCTGCACGGAGTGTACCGATCAGGAGCAGCTTGCCCGCTTTTCAAAGCGCATCTTGCAGACAGGTCTCCCTGCGGCGCGGTTTCTGACCTCGTTTTCGGATTGGGAGACGGCACTCAGGAGCATACAGGATGTTCCATCCGAGGGGAAGAAGCTTCTCATCATCGACGAGTTCCCCTATATGTGCGCAAGCCGTCCCGAACTGCCGTCCATCCTGCAAAATCTTTGGGATCATGAGCTCTCGCGTGCAAACGTCATGCTCATTCTCTGCGGCAGTGCGATGAGCTTTATCGAGAACGAGCTGCTCGCCGAGCGGAATCCGCTGTATGGACGGGCGACGGGGATCTACAAACTGCTGCCGCTGCCCTTTGTAAGCGTACGGCAGTTTTTTCCGCAGTACAGTGTGGAGGATCAGGTCGCAGCCTATGCGATTCTCGGCGGCATTCCCTACTATTTGATTCAGTTTCAATCCGAGAAATCCCTCGAAGAAAATATCCGCACGAACATCCTGCAAAAGGGCTGTGTGCTCTACAGCGAGGTGGAGTTCCTGCTTCGACAGGAGCTGCGCGAGACGAGTGTCTACAATGCCATCATTGAGGCGGTGGCACTTGGCAACAACACACTGGCACTCATCCACAGCAAGACACAGATTGAGAAAACGAAGATCAGCGTCTATCTGAAGAACCTCATGGAGATCGGCATTATCGAGCGCGAGTTTTCTGTGCTTTCCACTGTAAAGGAGCGTGCGGGCAGCGGACGGGGACTGTATCAGCTGACCGATGCGTATTTCCAATTTTGGTACGCCTTTCTCTACGGCAGCCACTCGGAGCTTGAGGCGGGCGATGTGGCGGGCGTGTGGCAGCATCTCATTGTGCCGCAGCTTCATGAATTTGTTTCGCGCACCTATGAGAAGATCTGCATGGAGTATCTGCGTTCGTGCAATCAGGCGGGGACGCTGCCCTTTCACTTCATCAAGATCGGGCGATGGTGGGAGAAGGTCACGCATATCGCAGATGGGAAAAGACGCACCGTATCGGAGGAAATCGACATTGTCGCCGCAGATCGCGCGGAGCGGAATTTTTTGCTCGCGGAATGCAAATTTCGCCGTGCTTCCGCCGATCTTGACGTACTCCGACAGTTGCAGGACAAATTTCCGCAAAAGAAATATCATGGAAACTATCACTATATGATCTTTTCCTTCTATGGCTTTACCGAGCGACTGCGCGATGCTGCTGCACGGGAGAATGTGCGGCTCGTGTCCGGGGCGGACTTGTAG
- the metG gene encoding methionine--tRNA ligase has product MSEKTPFYITTPIYYPSAKLHIGHAYCTTVADTIARFKRLAGYDVFFLTGSDEHGQKIQQAAEKEGVTPLQYVDRIVAGFQELWRLLGISYDDFIRTSEERHHELVQHIFQKIYDQGDIYKGAYKGLYCTPCESYWTKLQLDENGCCPDCHRPVQEVAEEAYFFRMSKYADRLLAYINEHPDFIQPVSRRNEMIAFIEQGLEDLCVSRTSFDWGIPVPFDPKHVVYVWFDALTNYLTPIGYMHDKEKFNHYWPADVHLVGKEIVRFHTIIWGCMLMALGIDLPKKVYGHGWLIVDGAKMSKSVGNVVDPIALIEEFGADAVRYFLLREITLGQDGNISRDTLIGRINSDLANDLGNLLHRTLSMAKKYRKGVITKGAGHTEFDTALEDMAAATLADYTEQMEQMELSAAIKTAWALISRTNKYIDETAPWTLAKDEAKAAELDSVLYHLVESLRITSILISPFLPVTARRIHEQLGFTSDFDTVQLADAAWGGTPNGHTVGTAEQLFPRIEIA; this is encoded by the coding sequence ATGAGCGAAAAGACACCATTTTACATCACTACACCGATCTACTATCCGAGCGCGAAGCTGCACATCGGGCACGCCTACTGCACGACGGTCGCGGATACAATTGCGCGGTTCAAGCGGCTCGCGGGCTACGATGTGTTCTTTCTGACGGGCTCGGATGAGCATGGGCAGAAGATCCAGCAGGCGGCGGAGAAGGAGGGCGTGACGCCCCTTCAGTACGTCGACCGCATTGTCGCGGGCTTTCAGGAGCTGTGGCGGCTGCTCGGCATCTCCTACGACGACTTCATCCGCACGTCGGAGGAGCGTCACCACGAACTCGTACAGCATATTTTCCAAAAGATCTACGATCAGGGCGATATCTACAAGGGCGCGTACAAGGGGCTCTACTGTACGCCTTGCGAGAGCTACTGGACGAAGCTGCAGCTCGACGAGAACGGCTGCTGCCCCGACTGCCACCGTCCCGTGCAGGAGGTCGCAGAGGAAGCGTACTTCTTCCGCATGAGCAAGTACGCGGATCGTCTGCTTGCGTACATCAACGAGCACCCCGATTTCATCCAGCCCGTCTCGCGCCGCAACGAGATGATTGCGTTCATCGAGCAGGGCCTCGAGGATCTGTGCGTCTCGCGCACCTCGTTCGACTGGGGCATCCCCGTGCCGTTCGACCCGAAGCACGTCGTCTATGTCTGGTTCGATGCGCTCACGAACTACCTCACACCGATCGGTTATATGCACGACAAGGAAAAATTCAACCACTACTGGCCGGCGGACGTGCATCTCGTCGGGAAGGAGATCGTGCGCTTCCATACCATTATATGGGGTTGTATGCTGATGGCACTCGGCATTGACCTGCCCAAAAAGGTCTATGGGCACGGTTGGCTCATCGTGGACGGGGCAAAGATGTCGAAATCCGTCGGCAACGTGGTCGATCCGATCGCGCTCATCGAGGAGTTCGGCGCGGATGCCGTGCGCTACTTCCTGCTGCGCGAGATCACGCTCGGGCAGGACGGCAATATCTCGCGCGACACACTCATCGGGCGTATCAACTCGGATCTTGCGAACGATCTCGGCAACCTGCTGCACAGAACCCTTTCGATGGCAAAGAAGTATCGGAAGGGCGTCATCACGAAGGGCGCGGGACACACGGAGTTTGACACGGCGCTCGAGGACATGGCGGCGGCGACGCTCGCAGACTATACGGAGCAGATGGAGCAGATGGAGTTGTCCGCCGCAATCAAGACCGCATGGGCACTCATCTCGCGCACGAACAAGTACATCGACGAGACCGCACCGTGGACGCTCGCCAAGGACGAGGCGAAGGCGGCAGAGCTCGACTCTGTACTCTACCATCTCGTCGAATCCCTGCGTATCACGAGCATTCTCATCTCGCCGTTCCTGCCTGTGACTGCGCGACGTATTCACGAGCAGCTGGGCTTTACCTCGGACTTCGATACGGTGCAGCTTGCGGACGCCGCATGGGGCGGAACGCCTAACGGACATACAGTCGGCACGGCGGAGCAGCTCTTCCCACGCATCGAGATCGCATGA
- a CDS encoding TatD family hydrolase has translation MMTRYIDTHAHLYDERYDEDRAEMIARAEEAGVAQIISMGDTMAASAQVVADAEVYPALYAAVGIHPESAAPLTDADRSQLLAWAEHPKVVAIGEIGLDYYWEKDSAQRAVQRELFRAQLDVARAAHLPVCIHDRDAHGDTLAILQEAGRDLTGVLHCFSGSLETARELWKMGYYIGIDGPLTFKNAAKLPDIVREAPRELLLIETDSPYLAPVPKRGKRNEPAYVVHVAAKIAEIRGESVEEVAAYTTENARRLYPKLV, from the coding sequence ATGATGACGAGATATATTGATACGCACGCCCACCTCTACGACGAGCGCTATGACGAAGATCGTGCGGAGATGATTGCGCGTGCGGAGGAAGCGGGTGTCGCGCAGATCATCAGCATGGGGGATACGATGGCGGCGTCCGCGCAGGTGGTCGCGGATGCGGAGGTGTATCCCGCACTCTACGCTGCCGTCGGCATCCATCCCGAGAGTGCCGCACCGCTCACAGATGCGGATCGCTCACAGCTCCTCGCATGGGCAGAGCATCCGAAGGTCGTTGCCATCGGCGAGATCGGCCTTGACTACTACTGGGAGAAGGATTCCGCGCAGCGTGCCGTGCAGCGCGAACTTTTCCGCGCACAGCTCGATGTGGCGCGCGCGGCGCATCTGCCCGTCTGCATCCACGACCGCGACGCGCACGGAGACACGCTTGCCATTCTGCAGGAGGCGGGACGTGACCTCACGGGCGTGCTCCACTGCTTTTCGGGGAGCCTCGAGACGGCGCGCGAACTCTGGAAGATGGGATACTATATCGGCATCGACGGGCCGCTCACGTTCAAGAACGCGGCGAAGCTCCCCGACATCGTGCGCGAAGCGCCGCGTGAGCTGCTGCTCATCGAGACGGATAGCCCCTATCTTGCACCCGTGCCGAAGCGCGGCAAGCGCAACGAACCCGCCTACGTCGTGCACGTCGCGGCGAAGATCGCGGAGATCCGCGGCGAATCCGTGGAGGAGGTCGCCGCCTATACGACGGAGAACGCGCGGCGACTCTATCCGAAACTTGTTTGA
- a CDS encoding G5 and 3D domain-containing protein codes for MQWKKLGQLIQTKKNTMFCATLAGMMLLSSGFTMNGLPKNLQRVSVHVDGQTITDMTVQTRPNDIFEKLGVKLGAKDSYEVFHSEDERHTEISVRRAVPVSITFWDDTQAVMTSGRTVGDVMAEYGYNPNEVDVSPSADTPVTADLHIQLTENEQAAEQRRAREREADRVSRGIPRYRAAYTMHASAYLPSDGGGSGITATGMVARHGVVAVDPNVIPLGSRLYIPGYGEAIAADTGGAIVGNTIDLCMESYDEAIQFGRRNVEVYVID; via the coding sequence ATGCAGTGGAAGAAGCTTGGACAGCTGATTCAGACAAAGAAGAACACGATGTTCTGTGCCACGCTGGCAGGTATGATGTTGCTCTCCAGCGGATTCACGATGAACGGCCTGCCGAAGAACCTGCAGCGCGTGAGCGTGCACGTTGACGGTCAGACCATCACCGATATGACGGTGCAGACGAGACCCAATGATATTTTTGAGAAATTGGGCGTAAAACTCGGTGCAAAGGACAGCTACGAGGTGTTCCACAGCGAGGACGAGCGCCATACAGAGATTTCCGTACGACGTGCCGTTCCCGTGAGCATTACGTTCTGGGACGATACGCAGGCGGTCATGACGAGTGGGCGTACGGTCGGCGATGTCATGGCAGAGTACGGCTATAACCCGAATGAGGTCGATGTATCTCCGTCTGCGGATACGCCGGTCACGGCAGACCTCCACATCCAGCTCACGGAGAACGAGCAGGCTGCCGAGCAGCGCCGCGCACGTGAGCGCGAGGCAGACCGCGTCAGCCGGGGCATCCCGCGTTACCGCGCAGCCTATACGATGCACGCATCGGCCTACCTCCCGAGCGATGGGGGCGGCAGCGGTATCACGGCGACCGGCATGGTCGCACGCCACGGTGTCGTTGCAGTCGATCCGAACGTGATCCCGCTCGGCTCGCGCCTCTACATCCCTGGCTACGGCGAGGCAATCGCCGCCGATACGGGCGGCGCAATCGTCGGCAACACGATTGATCTCTGCATGGAGAGCTATGACGAGGCGATCCAATTTGGCCGCCGCAACGTCGAGGTTTATGTCATCGATTGA
- a CDS encoding methylmalonyl-CoA mutase family protein, which translates to MPEEKERSSDEELQKLLKKSADVEDFPEVSLDEFTPPTDEEWKAACEALLKGAPFEKVMFTKTYEGITFDPMYTKKHTEDILPKSVMPGMGDYLRGVDPAGYIGKPWGIAQACDETLPAENNELLRHENDKGSTIYHIVLDTASRAGVDARQAEKVGDIGTSVTTVDDMHTLLEGLDLAKFPLYVYAGANALPLLSLVAAARRAAGEDMTKVQGIVGADPIGALVTDGKLPASLDAHYDSLAAAARWATTHAPHLRTVFVRSDVYSSGGANDVQEVAACLATAAAYLRALCERGLTIDEAAGQIAFGFSMGANFFLQIAKLRAVRPIWAQIVKAFGGNAESQKMRIHARPALFFKTIYDPYVNMLRNTTEIFSGVVGGIDSFESAPFDEPIRKGDEFSRRIARNIQIMLQEEFGMLQPIDPAGGSWAVETLTRQMKEKIWAEFQSIEKQGGIVAALRSGSVQEGIAAILADRFKKADIRKDRIVGNNMYPNMTEVLLETRAEDTAALKAQRTKDIEAYLSDIDTKHRDEALAAFKADGSVDQGIEAAFAGATIAELMAAVTDGKGAAETVTAIAPHRWSERFEALRKRTEDYKAEKNDNVKIFLANMGPIPQHKARADFTTGFLQVGAFEVLGNDGFKTVEEAAEAAGKSGADAVVICSTDATYPEIVPALAPKLHEVLPNARVFLAGAAPKDLLETYNNAGIDEYISVKANCYEVLERLQKKKGMIA; encoded by the coding sequence ATGCCGGAAGAAAAAGAACGGTCGAGTGACGAGGAACTTCAGAAGCTTCTGAAGAAATCGGCGGATGTTGAGGACTTCCCCGAGGTCTCGCTCGACGAATTCACTCCGCCGACGGACGAGGAGTGGAAGGCGGCCTGCGAGGCACTGCTCAAGGGGGCGCCGTTCGAGAAGGTCATGTTCACGAAGACCTACGAGGGCATCACCTTCGACCCCATGTATACGAAGAAACACACGGAGGACATCCTGCCCAAGAGTGTCATGCCCGGCATGGGAGACTATCTGCGCGGCGTGGATCCCGCCGGCTACATCGGGAAGCCATGGGGCATCGCGCAGGCGTGCGATGAGACGCTGCCCGCAGAGAACAACGAGCTCCTGCGACATGAGAATGACAAGGGCTCGACGATCTACCACATCGTGCTCGACACCGCTTCGCGTGCGGGTGTGGATGCACGTCAGGCGGAGAAGGTCGGCGACATCGGCACGAGCGTGACGACGGTCGACGATATGCACACGCTCTTGGAGGGACTGGATCTCGCGAAGTTCCCGCTCTATGTCTATGCGGGTGCGAATGCTCTCCCGCTCCTCTCGCTCGTCGCAGCGGCACGCCGTGCGGCGGGAGAGGATATGACGAAGGTACAGGGCATCGTTGGGGCAGACCCGATCGGCGCACTCGTGACCGACGGCAAGCTTCCCGCATCGCTCGACGCACACTATGACAGCCTCGCTGCGGCGGCACGTTGGGCGACGACACATGCGCCGCATCTGCGCACGGTGTTTGTGCGCAGCGATGTCTACAGCAGCGGCGGTGCAAACGATGTGCAGGAGGTCGCAGCGTGTCTCGCGACCGCAGCGGCGTATCTGCGTGCGCTGTGCGAGCGCGGGCTGACGATTGACGAGGCGGCGGGGCAGATCGCGTTCGGCTTCTCGATGGGCGCGAACTTCTTCCTGCAGATCGCAAAGCTGCGTGCCGTGCGCCCCATCTGGGCACAGATCGTCAAGGCGTTCGGCGGCAACGCCGAGTCGCAGAAGATGCGCATTCACGCGCGTCCTGCGCTCTTCTTCAAGACCATCTACGATCCGTACGTCAACATGCTCCGCAACACGACGGAGATCTTTTCGGGCGTTGTGGGCGGCATCGACTCGTTCGAGAGTGCGCCGTTCGACGAGCCCATCCGCAAGGGCGACGAGTTCTCACGCCGCATTGCACGCAACATCCAGATCATGCTCCAGGAGGAGTTCGGTATGCTCCAGCCGATCGATCCTGCGGGCGGCTCGTGGGCAGTTGAGACGCTGACGCGCCAGATGAAGGAAAAGATCTGGGCGGAGTTCCAGAGCATCGAAAAGCAGGGTGGCATCGTTGCGGCACTGCGCAGCGGATCTGTGCAGGAGGGGATTGCAGCGATTCTCGCAGACCGCTTCAAGAAGGCGGACATCCGCAAAGACCGCATCGTCGGCAACAATATGTACCCGAACATGACAGAGGTTCTGCTCGAAACGCGTGCGGAGGATACGGCGGCACTCAAGGCACAGCGCACGAAGGATATCGAGGCATATCTCTCCGACATCGACACAAAGCACCGTGACGAGGCTCTTGCGGCATTCAAGGCGGATGGCTCCGTGGATCAGGGCATCGAGGCGGCGTTTGCAGGCGCGACGATCGCGGAGCTGATGGCGGCGGTCACGGATGGCAAGGGCGCGGCGGAGACGGTCACGGCGATCGCACCGCACCGCTGGAGCGAGCGTTTCGAGGCACTCAGGAAGCGCACGGAGGACTACAAGGCGGAGAAGAACGACAACGTCAAGATCTTCCTCGCGAACATGGGTCCCATCCCGCAGCACAAGGCGCGTGCGGACTTTACCACGGGCTTCCTGCAGGTTGGCGCGTTCGAGGTGCTCGGCAACGACGGGTTCAAGACCGTCGAGGAGGCCGCCGAGGCAGCGGGCAAGAGCGGCGCGGATGCGGTGGTCATCTGCTCCACGGACGCGACCTATCCCGAGATCGTACCCGCACTTGCACCGAAGCTCCACGAGGTTCTGCCGAATGCGCGCGTATTCCTCGCGGGCGCGGCACCGAAGGATCTCCTTGAGACCTATAACAATGCGGGCATTGATGAATACATCTCCGTCAAGGCGAACTGCTACGAGGTGCTTGAGCGCCTTCAGAAAAAGAAAGGGATGATTGCGTAA
- the scpA gene encoding methylmalonyl-CoA mutase: protein MAGFTNPDFTGMSLGESPSADSKEWRALFEGTTGRTFEALTHKTMERVPVSPFYDHDVYERMTHLDFASGIPPCLRGPYSTMYVFRPWTVRQYAGFSTAEESNAFYRRNLAAGQKGLSIAFDLPTHRGYDADNPRVVGDVGKAGVSVCSMLDMNILFSGIPLDQMSVSMTMNGAVLPILAFFIVSGEEQGVDKKIMAGTIQNDILKEFMVRNTYIYPPEMSMRIIGDIFEYTTKYMPKFNSISISGYHMQEAGAPADIELGYTLADGLEYIRTGIKAGLAVDDFAKRLSFFWAIGKNYFMEIAKMRAARVLWAKIVKSFDAKNDKSMALRTHSQTSGWSLTAQDPFNNIARTAMEAMGAALGHTQSLHTNALDEAIALPTDFSARIARNTQLYIQDETSVCKIIDPWGGSYYVEALTNEIIRRAWAHIQEVEALGGMAKAISTGLPKMRIEEAAARRQAQIDSGIESIVGVNKYRLEKEDPLQILAIDNTAVRQAQVERLEKLRAERNADDVRRCLEGITKAAETRDNGNLLEAAVDAARARASLGEISDAVEKVSGRFQAVIHTISGVYSSEFTDKTELDRAREMADEFEELTGRRPRIFVAKMGQDGHDRGQKVIASSFADMGWDVDVGPLFQTPAETAQDAVDNDVHMVGFSSLAAGHNTLLPQLVDELKKLGRDDIMVCIGGVIPVQDYDNLYEHGAVAIFAPGTNIPEAGIKLLTLLIARAKEEAAG from the coding sequence ATGGCAGGCTTTACGAACCCGGATTTCACCGGGATGAGCCTCGGCGAAAGCCCGTCCGCAGACTCCAAGGAGTGGCGCGCCCTCTTCGAGGGGACGACGGGGCGGACGTTTGAGGCACTCACGCACAAGACGATGGAGCGTGTACCCGTGAGCCCCTTCTACGATCACGACGTATACGAGCGTATGACCCACCTCGACTTTGCGAGCGGTATCCCGCCGTGCCTGCGCGGACCGTACTCCACGATGTACGTGTTCCGTCCGTGGACGGTGCGCCAGTACGCAGGTTTCTCGACGGCAGAGGAGTCGAATGCGTTCTACCGCCGCAACCTTGCCGCAGGTCAGAAGGGCCTTTCCATCGCGTTCGACCTCCCGACCCATCGTGGCTATGACGCTGACAACCCGCGCGTGGTCGGTGACGTGGGCAAGGCAGGCGTTTCGGTCTGCTCCATGCTGGATATGAACATCCTGTTCTCGGGCATTCCGCTCGACCAGATGTCCGTCTCTATGACCATGAACGGCGCGGTTCTGCCGATCCTTGCGTTCTTCATCGTCTCGGGCGAGGAGCAGGGCGTTGATAAAAAGATCATGGCAGGTACGATCCAGAACGATATTCTGAAAGAGTTCATGGTTCGCAACACCTACATCTATCCGCCTGAGATGTCCATGCGCATCATCGGCGACATCTTCGAGTACACGACGAAGTACATGCCGAAGTTCAACAGCATCTCCATCTCCGGCTACCATATGCAGGAGGCGGGTGCACCTGCGGACATTGAGCTCGGCTACACGCTCGCGGACGGCCTTGAGTACATCCGCACGGGCATCAAGGCGGGGCTCGCCGTCGACGACTTTGCAAAGCGTCTCTCGTTCTTCTGGGCAATCGGCAAGAACTACTTCATGGAGATTGCAAAGATGCGCGCGGCGCGTGTCCTCTGGGCGAAGATCGTCAAGTCGTTCGACGCGAAGAACGACAAGTCGATGGCGCTGCGTACGCACAGCCAGACGTCCGGTTGGTCGCTGACGGCGCAGGATCCGTTCAACAACATCGCCCGCACGGCGATGGAGGCGATGGGCGCGGCACTCGGCCACACGCAGTCCCTCCATACGAACGCACTCGACGAGGCGATCGCACTGCCGACGGACTTCTCGGCGCGTATTGCGCGTAACACGCAGCTCTACATCCAGGACGAGACGAGCGTCTGCAAGATCATCGATCCGTGGGGCGGCTCGTACTATGTCGAGGCTCTCACGAACGAGATCATCCGCCGCGCTTGGGCGCATATCCAGGAGGTCGAGGCACTCGGCGGCATGGCAAAGGCGATCTCGACGGGCCTCCCGAAGATGCGTATCGAGGAGGCGGCAGCACGCCGTCAGGCACAGATCGACTCCGGTATCGAGAGCATCGTCGGTGTGAACAAGTACCGCCTCGAAAAGGAAGATCCGCTGCAGATCCTTGCCATTGACAACACGGCCGTGCGTCAGGCACAGGTCGAGCGTCTCGAGAAGCTGCGCGCAGAACGCAATGCGGACGATGTACGTCGCTGCCTCGAGGGCATCACAAAGGCAGCAGAGACGCGCGACAACGGCAACCTGCTCGAAGCGGCGGTCGATGCGGCACGCGCCCGCGCCTCGCTCGGCGAGATCTCCGATGCGGTGGAGAAGGTCTCCGGCCGTTTCCAGGCGGTGATCCATACCATTTCCGGTGTCTACTCCTCCGAGTTCACGGACAAGACCGAGCTCGACCGCGCCCGCGAGATGGCGGACGAGTTCGAGGAACTCACGGGTCGCCGTCCGCGTATCTTCGTCGCGAAGATGGGACAGGACGGACACGATCGCGGACAGAAGGTCATCGCGTCCTCCTTCGCCGACATGGGCTGGGACGTCGACGTGGGTCCTCTCTTCCAGACCCCTGCCGAGACGGCGCAGGATGCGGTCGACAACGACGTGCACATGGTCGGATTCAGCTCGCTCGCAGCGGGACACAATACGCTCCTGCCGCAGCTCGTCGATGAGCTGAAGAAGCTCGGACGTGACGACATTATGGTCTGCATCGGCGGCGTTATCCCCGTGCAGGACTATGACAACCTCTACGAGCACGGCGCGGTCGCGATCTTCGCACCGGGCACGAACATCCCCGAGGCGGGCATCAAGCTACTGACCCTTCTCATCGCACGCGCGAAGGAAGAAGCCGCAGGTTAA
- the meaB gene encoding methylmalonyl Co-A mutase-associated GTPase MeaB yields the protein MSEKYSVERPDWVPEDADCKFTTSVMGGIEGIKDLTVGNINPKLLNGQGMPRRKLVLSEDDYVAGVERGDRMTLSRAITLIESNSSRHFKLAQRVLQRLLPKTGNALRIGITGVPGAGKSTMIEAFGNMLCDAGHRVAVLTVDPTSSVTKGSILGDKTRMGTLSRRPEAFIRPSPAGGTLGGVARKSRETMLLCEAAGYDVIIIETVGVGQSETTVRSMVDFFLLVVLTGAGDELQGIKKGIMELADAIVINKADGDNLLKAKVARGQYERMIEFIRPATLGWETHAYLASAIEKTGLAELWEVIRIFRDKTTETGIWKKRRDGQLLDWMNSMIDEHLHNLFFDDAVVRGRMPEVKEAILSGGISPTQAVAELLSVFDVHRAAGRQVDLFTN from the coding sequence ATGAGCGAAAAATATTCGGTCGAACGGCCGGACTGGGTACCCGAGGATGCGGACTGCAAGTTCACGACAAGCGTCATGGGCGGCATCGAGGGCATCAAGGATCTGACCGTCGGCAATATCAATCCGAAACTCTTGAACGGGCAGGGCATGCCGCGCCGCAAGCTCGTCCTCTCCGAGGATGACTATGTGGCAGGCGTCGAGCGCGGCGACCGCATGACACTCTCTCGTGCCATCACACTCATCGAGAGCAACAGCAGCCGTCATTTCAAGCTCGCCCAGCGGGTATTGCAGCGGCTTCTGCCGAAGACGGGCAACGCGCTGCGCATCGGCATCACAGGTGTCCCCGGTGCGGGCAAGTCCACGATGATCGAGGCGTTCGGCAATATGCTCTGCGACGCGGGGCATCGTGTCGCCGTCCTCACCGTTGACCCGACCAGCTCCGTGACGAAGGGCTCGATCCTCGGCGACAAGACGCGCATGGGCACACTCTCGCGCCGCCCCGAGGCGTTCATCCGTCCCTCGCCTGCGGGCGGGACGCTCGGCGGTGTCGCGCGCAAGAGTCGCGAGACCATGCTGCTCTGCGAGGCGGCGGGCTATGATGTCATCATCATTGAGACGGTCGGTGTTGGACAGTCCGAGACGACCGTGCGCTCGATGGTCGACTTCTTCCTGCTCGTCGTGCTGACGGGTGCGGGCGATGAGCTGCAGGGCATCAAGAAGGGCATCATGGAGCTTGCGGATGCGATCGTCATCAACAAGGCGGACGGCGACAACCTGCTGAAGGCAAAGGTTGCACGAGGGCAGTACGAGCGCATGATCGAATTCATCCGTCCCGCGACGCTGGGGTGGGAGACACACGCCTACCTCGCCTCCGCCATCGAGAAGACGGGACTTGCCGAACTCTGGGAGGTCATTCGCATTTTCCGCGACAAGACGACCGAGACGGGCATCTGGAAGAAACGGCGCGACGGTCAGCTGCTCGACTGGATGAACAGCATGATCGACGAGCATCTGCACAACCTGTTCTTCGACGATGCCGTCGTGCGCGGGCGGATGCCCGAGGTGAAGGAGGCGATCCTCTCGGGTGGTATCTCGCCGACGCAGGCGGTCGCGGAGCTGCTCAGCGTATTCGACGTCCACCGTGCAGCAGGGCGGCAGGTCGACCTCTTTACGAATTGA
- a CDS encoding peptide-methionine (S)-S-oxide reductase: protein MTKRICLSGADMYELEEVFTGRRGIASVRTGYINAAPNARHEDVATGAAGGRMGIEICYDPKKIDISQLLDLHFAVVTPYSIDGQGYVRGSMYRAGVFYESAEDEPQIQLYLTFLAGKGRCPATGEHLTLNDPNSSAAARRVLHATMERLTSFQTAADEHQGYLKQHPETETYIDLARLRELVKF, encoded by the coding sequence ATGACGAAACGCATCTGCCTCTCGGGCGCGGATATGTACGAGCTTGAGGAGGTCTTTACAGGGCGGCGCGGCATCGCGAGTGTTCGTACGGGCTACATCAACGCCGCGCCCAATGCCCGCCATGAGGATGTGGCGACAGGTGCGGCAGGCGGGCGCATGGGGATCGAGATCTGCTACGATCCGAAGAAGATCGACATCTCGCAGCTGCTCGACCTGCACTTTGCTGTTGTGACCCCGTACAGCATCGACGGACAGGGGTATGTGCGCGGCAGTATGTACCGTGCAGGTGTCTTCTACGAGAGTGCGGAGGATGAGCCGCAGATCCAACTCTATCTCACCTTCCTCGCGGGGAAGGGACGCTGTCCCGCGACGGGGGAGCACCTGACGCTCAATGACCCGAACAGCAGCGCGGCGGCACGGCGCGTCCTGCATGCGACGATGGAACGTCTCACCTCATTTCAGACGGCAGCGGACGAGCATCAAGGGTATTTGAAGCAGCATCCCGAGACAGAGACCTACATCGATCTCGCACGACTGCGCGAACTTGTGAAGTTTTGA